From Chryseobacterium sp. IHB B 17019, one genomic window encodes:
- a CDS encoding GH92 family glycosyl hydrolase, which yields MKNSGTSVFLLFLLFNLNFKAQQFEKLYQYVNPLIGTEKMGHIYPGATAPFGAVQLSPETDTISYDLNGKYNGEVYKYCAGYRYEDKTIVGFSSTHFSGTGHSDLGDFLIVPTVGKLQLNPGTASNPENGYRSRFSHQNEKAEAGYYKVKLEDHNILAELTATTRVGVHRYTFPKSDQAHIILDLMAGIYNYDGKNVWTYVRVENGNTITGYRQTNGWARTRTVYFAMKFSKPFKSYGQKNYDGKQVYNGFWRKFDQTKNFPEIAGKNLKMYFDFDTNENEAIEVKLAISPVSQANALENLETEAGNLSFDQVKAKAQEDWNKELNKIVIKGSETEKTNFYTAMYHTFISPTTYTDVNGEYKGLDQNIHKAEGFTNYTTFSIWDTYRALHPFFNIIQPKRNNDMVKSMMAHYNQFSMKMLPIWSHYANDNWCMSGYHSVSVVADAIIKGNYDGDPKEALKACIETANKRDYEGIGQYIDLGYIPAEKSGTSVSNTLEYAYDDWAIAQLAKHLGETEIYNQFIKRSENWKNNFDKSIGFMRPRLADGSFKKDFNALSTHGQGFIEGNSWNYSFFVPQNPDELIQLMGGKKKFALKLDELFTMHLPDEFFADTEDITREGIIGGYVHGNEPAHHVAYFYNWAGQPWKTQAQIRRILEMQYKATPDGLGGNDDAGQMSAWYILSSLGFYPVAPGSEDYAIGSPAIDSAVLNLENGKRFEIEAINQRPKNVYVEKILLNGKEIKNFTLKHSDIMNGGKLSFYMSSKVRK from the coding sequence ATGAAAAATTCGGGAACTTCTGTTTTTCTATTATTTTTATTATTTAATTTAAATTTTAAAGCTCAACAATTCGAAAAGCTCTATCAATATGTCAATCCATTAATCGGGACAGAAAAAATGGGACATATATATCCCGGAGCAACTGCACCTTTTGGAGCCGTACAATTAAGTCCGGAAACGGATACAATTTCTTATGACCTGAATGGAAAATACAACGGCGAAGTTTACAAATATTGCGCAGGATATCGATACGAAGATAAAACGATTGTAGGTTTCAGCTCGACTCATTTTAGTGGAACAGGTCATTCTGATTTGGGGGATTTTTTAATCGTGCCGACTGTTGGTAAACTTCAATTAAATCCCGGAACGGCTTCCAATCCTGAAAATGGCTACAGAAGCAGATTTTCACATCAAAACGAAAAAGCAGAAGCAGGTTATTATAAAGTAAAGCTTGAGGATCATAATATTTTAGCAGAATTAACGGCAACAACGAGAGTCGGAGTTCATCGCTACACTTTTCCAAAATCTGACCAGGCACATATTATTTTGGATTTGATGGCTGGAATTTACAATTATGACGGTAAAAATGTATGGACTTATGTTCGTGTTGAAAACGGAAATACAATTACTGGCTACCGTCAAACAAACGGCTGGGCAAGAACGAGAACGGTTTATTTTGCAATGAAATTCTCAAAGCCATTCAAATCTTACGGTCAGAAAAACTATGACGGAAAACAAGTTTATAATGGATTTTGGAGAAAATTTGATCAAACCAAAAACTTTCCGGAAATCGCTGGAAAAAATCTGAAAATGTATTTTGATTTTGATACGAATGAAAATGAAGCGATTGAAGTTAAGCTGGCAATTTCACCTGTTAGCCAAGCGAATGCATTGGAAAATTTAGAAACAGAAGCCGGAAATTTATCTTTCGATCAGGTCAAAGCAAAAGCTCAGGAAGACTGGAATAAGGAACTAAATAAAATCGTCATTAAAGGTTCTGAAACCGAAAAAACGAACTTTTATACCGCAATGTATCACACATTTATCAGTCCGACAACATATACGGACGTCAACGGAGAATATAAAGGTTTAGATCAAAATATTCACAAAGCGGAAGGTTTTACGAACTATACAACCTTCTCAATTTGGGACACTTATCGTGCGCTTCATCCGTTTTTTAACATTATTCAGCCGAAAAGAAATAATGACATGGTGAAATCGATGATGGCTCATTACAACCAATTTTCCATGAAAATGTTGCCGATCTGGTCACATTACGCGAATGATAATTGGTGTATGAGCGGCTATCACAGCGTGAGTGTGGTTGCAGATGCGATTATCAAAGGAAATTATGACGGCGACCCAAAAGAAGCTCTGAAAGCATGTATTGAAACGGCAAATAAAAGGGATTATGAAGGAATCGGGCAATATATAGATTTGGGATATATTCCTGCTGAAAAAAGTGGAACTTCGGTTTCCAACACCTTAGAATATGCTTATGACGACTGGGCGATTGCTCAGTTGGCGAAACATTTGGGTGAAACGGAAATTTATAATCAGTTCATCAAACGTTCTGAAAACTGGAAAAATAATTTCGATAAATCGATCGGATTCATGCGTCCTCGTTTGGCGGATGGAAGTTTTAAGAAAGATTTTAATGCATTGAGTACGCACGGACAAGGTTTTATTGAAGGAAATTCATGGAACTACAGCTTCTTCGTTCCTCAAAATCCGGATGAATTGATTCAACTAATGGGCGGAAAGAAAAAATTCGCTTTAAAATTAGACGAATTGTTCACCATGCATTTGCCCGACGAGTTTTTTGCAGACACGGAAGATATTACAAGAGAAGGAATTATCGGCGGTTACGTTCATGGAAACGAACCGGCGCATCACGTTGCTTATTTTTATAATTGGGCAGGACAGCCGTGGAAAACTCAGGCGCAGATCAGACGGATTTTAGAAATGCAATACAAAGCAACTCCTGATGGATTGGGAGGAAATGATGATGCAGGACAAATGAGTGCGTGGTATATTTTGAGTTCGCTTGGTTTTTATCCCGTTGCTCCCGGTTCGGAAGATTATGCGATTGGAAGTCCAGCGATTGACAGTGCTGTTTTAAATTTAGAAAATGGAAAAAGGTTTGAAATCGAAGCCATCAATCAGCGCCCTAAGAATGTGTATGTTGAAAAAATTCTTCTCAACGGCAAAGAAATAAAAAACTTTACACTGAAACATTCTGATATTATGAATGGTGGGAAATTGAGTTTTTATATGAGTTCTAAGGTTAGGAAATAA
- a CDS encoding aldo/keto reductase, which yields MNKVKLGNQGLLVPNIGLGCMGMTGFGDVDTYGKADEKEAIATIHRSLELGGNFLDTADLYGPFTNERLIAKAIEGNRDQYIIATKFGWEIDDNEQITWKINGSKNYVKKAVERSLKNLKTDYIDLYYMHRLDKNIPVEETVGAMSDLVKEGKIGYIGLSEVSSETVKRAHAIHPITAVQSEFSLFERTVEEKGVIKTLNELGIGFVAYSPLGRGFLSGQIRSIDDLPENDFRRGIPRFQEQHFHKNLELVEAIEDLAKEKNVTSSQLALAWIISKGIVPIPGTKRRKYLEQNIEAGNIVLSEAELQKLESIVPLGTDTGAPYDEFSMGLLDY from the coding sequence ATGAATAAAGTAAAATTAGGAAATCAAGGATTACTCGTTCCGAATATCGGTTTGGGATGTATGGGAATGACGGGTTTTGGCGATGTGGATACTTATGGGAAAGCTGATGAAAAAGAAGCTATTGCAACCATTCACCGTTCTTTGGAATTGGGTGGAAACTTTCTGGACACTGCCGATTTGTACGGACCTTTTACGAATGAACGGTTAATTGCAAAAGCTATTGAGGGAAACCGTGACCAATATATTATTGCCACTAAATTCGGTTGGGAAATTGACGATAATGAACAAATCACCTGGAAAATTAACGGAAGCAAAAACTATGTAAAAAAAGCAGTCGAGCGTTCTCTTAAAAATCTTAAAACTGATTACATCGACCTTTATTATATGCACCGCCTGGATAAGAATATTCCTGTTGAAGAAACTGTTGGAGCGATGAGTGATTTGGTTAAGGAAGGAAAAATCGGTTACATCGGTTTGTCGGAAGTATCTTCAGAAACGGTAAAAAGAGCACACGCAATTCATCCGATTACGGCTGTACAAAGTGAATTTTCTTTATTCGAAAGAACGGTAGAAGAAAAAGGTGTAATCAAAACTTTAAATGAATTAGGAATCGGTTTTGTGGCTTATTCGCCTTTAGGACGAGGGTTTTTGTCCGGACAGATCCGTTCTATTGATGATTTGCCGGAAAATGATTTCCGCAGAGGAATTCCTCGTTTTCAGGAACAGCATTTTCATAAAAACCTTGAACTCGTAGAAGCGATTGAAGATCTTGCGAAAGAAAAAAATGTAACGTCTTCTCAATTGGCTCTAGCCTGGATCATCAGCAAGGGGATCGTTCCGATTCCCGGAACAAAACGTAGAAAATATCTTGAACAAAATATTGAAGCCGGTAACATTGTTTTAAGTGAAGCCGAACTTCAGAAGCTGGAAAGTATTGTACCGCTGGGAACGGATACAGGTGCTCCTTATGATGAATTCAGTATGGGATTGTTGGATTATTAA
- a CDS encoding helix-turn-helix domain-containing protein, producing the protein MNTIKSISAFHKLLSLPEPKHPMVSVINLHESVFIEDDVWKGFVSRYYCVALKRNAKGKIKYGQQHYDYDKGVLSFTAPNQVQYLDLQTMDCENTGYLLIFHEDFLLKHSLAKTISSYGFFSYAVNEALHLSEDEENDLLEIMNKINKECQHIDHHTQEIILSQIELLLNYSKRFYERQFITRKSGSHQLLTKFESYLNDYFNTESSEKGLLTVHQLAEAMNLSANYLSDFLRVHTGQNTQQHIHEKLISKAKEKLSTTELSISEIAYELGFEHSQSFSTLFKKKTKMSPLEFRQSFN; encoded by the coding sequence ATGAACACGATAAAATCTATTTCTGCATTTCATAAACTGCTTTCGCTTCCCGAACCGAAGCATCCGATGGTAAGTGTTATCAATCTTCATGAAAGTGTTTTTATTGAAGATGATGTCTGGAAAGGTTTTGTCAGCAGATATTATTGTGTCGCCCTAAAACGGAATGCCAAGGGAAAAATAAAATACGGACAGCAACATTACGATTATGATAAAGGTGTATTGAGTTTTACGGCACCCAATCAGGTTCAGTATCTGGATTTGCAGACGATGGATTGTGAAAATACCGGCTATCTGCTGATTTTTCATGAAGATTTTTTGCTGAAGCATTCTTTAGCAAAGACGATCTCTTCTTACGGATTTTTCTCGTATGCCGTGAATGAAGCACTGCATTTATCTGAAGATGAAGAGAATGATTTACTCGAAATCATGAATAAAATTAATAAGGAATGTCAGCATATCGACCATCATACGCAGGAAATTATTTTATCGCAGATTGAATTGTTATTAAATTATTCCAAACGGTTTTATGAGAGGCAGTTTATTACCCGAAAAAGTGGAAGCCATCAGCTTTTAACGAAATTTGAATCTTATTTAAATGATTATTTTAATACAGAATCATCTGAAAAGGGTCTTTTAACGGTTCACCAGCTTGCGGAAGCGATGAATCTTTCTGCTAATTATTTAAGTGACTTTTTGAGAGTTCATACCGGACAGAATACACAGCAGCATATTCATGAAAAATTGATCAGTAAAGCAAAAGAGAAGCTTTCAACAACAGAACTTTCAATAAGTGAAATTGCTTATGAATTAGGATTTGAACATTCGCAGTCTTTCAGTACACTTTTTAAAAAGAAAACGAAGATGTCGCCTTTGGAATTCCGGCAGTCTTTTAATTAA